A region from the Microcebus murinus isolate Inina chromosome 27, M.murinus_Inina_mat1.0, whole genome shotgun sequence genome encodes:
- the ZNRF4 gene encoding LOW QUALITY PROTEIN: E3 ubiquitin-protein ligase ZNRF4 (The sequence of the model RefSeq protein was modified relative to this genomic sequence to represent the inferred CDS: inserted 3 bases in 2 codons), translated as MDESSEETQTLPIPPAPTATLGACTHSPRRRRKRQPSASGGVDLSPCPQHPGGLGWSCLSALRLHIRPGSWRLLGGGWNRTMSQRPGTSRTRRVPGLSVICQKGHRGQXSSETGPPGRHARRAAAGRLLCLDRAAPASQPPPRHPRHSGTGHGXPGRPWRCPWASREPSPAGPSRAQPEQGAAMGRPRPAPALGAALKALLILPALLGRSQAVVRAVLEDNTSAVDFADLPALFGVPLAPGGVRGYLVEARPANACQPIEGPRPGNRSLGAIALIRRYDCPFDLKVLHAQRAGFEAAIVHNVRSDDLVRMAHVCEDLRGQIAIPAVFVGEAASQDLRVIVRCDKSAQVLLLPGRAACPEPDCRPALALSWVLGRALALAAAALLALRRLCLWARAWWARGPPAKAPPGPRAQVRTFTRRHDLCAICLDEYEEGDRLKILPCSHAYHCECIGPWLAQAARRSCPVCKQSVAGTEDGSDATVDSFCDEDPSLPGHRPPLWAVQARLRSRRLELLARTGPCGRCSPEALAAAEPPAEPPDRPLGPS; from the exons ATGGACGAGTCCTCAGAGGAAACACAGACGCTCCCAATCCCGCCAGCCCCCACGGCCACGCTGGGCGCCTGCACACACAGCCCACGCCG ACGCAGGAAGCGCCAGCCGTCGGCGTCAGGTGGCGTGGATCTGAGTCCTTGTCCCCAGCACCCGGGTGGCCTGGGCTGGTCCTGCCTCTCTGCGCTGCGTCTTCACATCC GCCCGGGCAGCTGGAGGCTCCTGGGGGGAGGGTGGAACAGGACGATGTCACAGAGGCCGGGGACGTCTAGAACCCGGAGGGTCCCCGGCCTCAGTGTCATCTGCCAGAAAGGCCACCGAGGCCA CAGCTCCGAGACCGGCCCTCCAGGGCGCCATGCGCGCCGGGCTGCAGCCGGGCGCCTGCTCTGCCTAGACCGCGCCGCGCCCGCGTCCCAGCCCCCGCCGCGCCACCCCCGCCACTCCGGCACCGGCCACG CCCCGGGGCGGCCCTGGAGATGCCCCTGGGCCTCGCGGGAGCCGTCCCCAGCGGGACCTAGCCGCGCGCAGCCGGAGCAGGGGGCGGCCATGGGGCGGCCGCGGCCGGCCCCCGCGCTGGGGGCGGCGCTCAAGGCCCTGCTGATCCTGCCCGCGCTGCTGGGCCGCTCGCAGGCCGTGGTGCGGGCCGTGCTGGAGGACAACACCAGCGCCGTGGACTTCGCGGACCTGCCGGCGCTGTTCGGCGTGCCCCTGGCGCCCGGGGGCGTGCGCGGCTACCTGGTGGAGGCCCGGCCGGCCAACGCCTGCCAGCCCATCGAGGGCCCGCGGCCCGGCAACCGCTCGCTGGGCGCCATCGCGCTGATCCGCCGCTACGACTGCCCCTTCGACCTCAAGGTGCTGCACGCGCAGCGCGCCGGCTTCGAGGCGGCCATCGTGCACAACGTGCGCTCGGACGACCTGGTGCGCATGGCCCACGTGTGCGAGGACCTGCGCGGCCAGATCGCCATCCCCGCCGTGTTCGTGGGCGAGGCCGCCTCGCAGGACCTGCGCGTCATCGTGCGCTGCGACAAGTcggcccaggtgctgctgctgcccgGCCGCGCGGCCTGCCCCGAGCCCGACTGCCGGCCCGCGCTGGCGCTGTCCTGGGTGCTGGGCCGCGCGCTGGCGctggccgccgccgcgctcctgGCGCTGCGCCGCCTCTGCCTCTGGGCCCGCGCCTGGTGGGCGCGGGGGCCGCCCGCCAAGGCGCCGCCCGGCCCGCGGGCGCAGGTGCGCACCTTCACGCGGCGCCACGACCTGTGCGCCATCTGCCTGGACGAGTACGAGGAGGGCGACCGGCTCAAGATCCTGCCCTGCTCGCACGCCTACCACTGCGAGTGCATCGGGCCCTGGCTCGCCCAGGCCGCCCGCCGCTCCTGCCCCGTGTGCAAGCAGTCGGTGGCCGGCACCGAGGACGGCTCCGACGCCACCGTCGACAGCTTCTGCGACGAGGACCCCTCCCTGCCCGGCCACCGGCCGCCCCTCTGGGCCGTGCAGGCCCGGCTGCGCTCCCGCAGGCTGGAGCTGCTGGCCCGGACCGGCCCCTGCGGCCGCTGCAGCCCCGAGGCCCTGGCCGCGGCCGAGCCCCCCGCCGAGCCCCCCGACAGGCCCCTGGGGCCCTCCTGA